Proteins encoded in a region of the Streptomyces sp. NBC_01471 genome:
- a CDS encoding transposase — MSGVALCAQDVQRQVHASVHAGAQEEVLTELCSVLFASLPRRDQRRRGVEYVRGLLAAEGRKSIRNMAALTGGATTEQGLHHFVSGSTWDWAEVRGRLAQYLARVALPSAWVVRPMIIPKAGEHSVGVDRRYFPAFGQVLNAQQAFGVWAASDRMSSPVNWRLHLSGAWLDDGQRRIRASIPESLSPEETLGECAIEACRELVAGQGLPRLPVVLDAREAEAATTVRQLRTVGLPFLIRVSGTQLLTAADATPPARRSELPAHQIMGVARELRRQAVWTDHGPEAVTRTSLVAALRVGLPVRPSRFGSPEQAADRRGLLLLGEWRDSGRWPTGLWLTDLTDAQPGALLRLSKLIGRVDRDCAEIADQVGVRDYAGRSFGGWHRHITLASAAHAITAVAGSPERESRAS, encoded by the coding sequence ATGTCTGGTGTTGCCCTGTGCGCGCAAGACGTACAGAGACAGGTGCACGCGTCCGTCCATGCCGGGGCCCAGGAGGAAGTGCTCACCGAACTGTGCTCGGTGCTCTTCGCGTCCCTGCCGCGGCGGGACCAGCGCAGACGGGGAGTGGAGTACGTACGCGGCCTCCTGGCGGCCGAGGGGCGCAAATCGATCCGGAACATGGCCGCACTCACCGGCGGGGCGACCACCGAGCAGGGACTGCACCACTTCGTCAGCGGTTCCACGTGGGACTGGGCGGAGGTGCGCGGGCGGCTGGCCCAGTACCTGGCCCGGGTCGCGCTGCCCAGTGCGTGGGTGGTGCGACCGATGATCATTCCGAAGGCCGGAGAGCACTCCGTCGGAGTCGACCGGCGGTACTTCCCCGCCTTCGGTCAGGTCCTCAATGCCCAGCAGGCCTTCGGAGTCTGGGCGGCGTCCGACCGGATGAGCAGCCCGGTCAACTGGCGGCTGCACCTGTCCGGGGCGTGGCTCGACGACGGGCAGCGCAGGATCCGGGCTTCGATTCCCGAATCACTCAGTCCGGAGGAGACGCTGGGCGAGTGCGCGATCGAAGCGTGCCGGGAACTGGTGGCGGGCCAGGGGCTGCCCCGTCTTCCGGTGGTGCTGGACGCCCGCGAGGCAGAGGCCGCCACCACGGTCCGGCAACTGCGCACCGTCGGCCTGCCGTTCCTGATCAGGGTGAGCGGCACTCAGCTGCTGACCGCGGCGGACGCCACCCCGCCGGCCCGTCGCAGCGAGCTTCCGGCACACCAGATCATGGGTGTGGCGAGGGAGTTGCGGCGTCAGGCCGTCTGGACCGACCACGGACCGGAGGCGGTGACGCGGACGAGCCTGGTGGCGGCCCTGCGGGTCGGCCTGCCCGTGCGCCCGTCCCGCTTCGGGTCTCCGGAGCAAGCCGCCGACCGGCGCGGTCTGTTGCTGCTCGGTGAGTGGCGGGACAGCGGCCGCTGGCCCACGGGGCTGTGGCTCACGGACCTGACCGACGCCCAGCCCGGCGCCCTGCTGCGGCTGAGCAAGCTCATCGGCCGCGTCGACCGCGACTGCGCCGAGATCGCCGATCAGGTGGGGGTCCGGGACTATGCGGGGCGCTCCTTCGGCGGCTGGCACCGGCACATCACCCTCGCCTCGGCCGCCCATGCGATCACCGCCGTGGCCGGCTCGCCAGAGCGGGAGTCCCGGGCTTCGTGA
- a CDS encoding helix-turn-helix domain-containing protein: protein MSQIRVGSDALAVLELLAGEAPVEQVEALVTRALEEGVAEAERDVLTRARGLALRIHAQSGRRQQREMGLSALVDTARELAASQELDAVLKVVTRRARLLLGLDMAFISFPAEEQGFVHVRSSDGHTSTSTVGLRLLADAGPVGEALVNSAPFWTPDYPADKRFRHHPAFDEVVEAEALRALVAVPLSLGARPVGALYVADRNVRHFSADEISLMSSLGDLAGAAIESARLLDAATAAVAALEGPALRRERELSETQSLFTGLVLNGGGPQPLVAELARRLDGAVRVHALDGTLLTTAGEPPDTGGTARPPATSEARAAGAPVALADGSWAAPIVAGEEHLGTLLTFPGQRFTEFDERLLGLGARFTAIALLLEAGRSAGVHGRIRHSLLDELLGLAGRPPHLLEARARRCGIDLDEPHLVVIARPERSFGSELGSWAASYTQRMNGLMSLRKDCAVLLLAGNDAGAAARAVHDELSQVLDQRVTVAAAGPATGARSVTGTHQEAQRCVDAMTAVGAVGRAASPRELGGLGVLLSGSHDVGAFIDATIGPVADYDRQRLTELVPTLEAYFDTGASPTYAAERLHVHPNTVTRRLERIGELLGSGWQQPERAFEVQLALRLSRIRHVLRGGGPPSAGAVLGSPDVWRPPRRRPRDVTKPGTPALASRPRR, encoded by the coding sequence GTGTCGCAGATCAGGGTGGGGTCCGACGCGCTCGCCGTGCTGGAGTTACTGGCCGGCGAAGCACCGGTGGAGCAGGTGGAAGCACTGGTGACGCGAGCCCTTGAGGAAGGTGTCGCCGAAGCGGAGCGGGATGTGCTGACGCGGGCCAGGGGGCTGGCTCTGCGGATCCACGCGCAGTCGGGGCGGCGTCAGCAGCGGGAGATGGGACTGTCCGCCCTCGTCGACACCGCACGCGAGCTCGCCGCGTCACAGGAACTGGATGCCGTCCTCAAAGTCGTCACACGCCGGGCCCGGCTGCTGCTCGGCCTGGACATGGCCTTCATCAGCTTTCCGGCCGAGGAGCAGGGGTTCGTACACGTCCGCAGCTCCGACGGTCACACCTCGACCAGCACGGTGGGCCTGCGGCTGCTGGCCGACGCGGGGCCGGTCGGTGAGGCCCTCGTCAACTCCGCCCCGTTCTGGACGCCCGACTACCCCGCCGACAAACGGTTCCGCCACCACCCGGCCTTCGACGAAGTGGTCGAGGCCGAGGCCCTGCGCGCGCTGGTGGCGGTGCCGCTGAGCCTGGGCGCCCGCCCGGTCGGCGCCCTCTACGTCGCCGACCGGAACGTGCGCCACTTCAGCGCCGACGAGATCTCGCTCATGAGCTCCCTTGGCGACCTCGCGGGCGCGGCCATCGAGAGCGCGCGGCTGCTCGACGCGGCCACGGCCGCGGTCGCGGCGCTGGAGGGGCCCGCCCTGCGTCGGGAGCGCGAACTGAGCGAGACGCAGAGCCTGTTCACCGGACTGGTGCTGAACGGCGGAGGTCCGCAGCCCCTCGTCGCGGAGCTGGCCCGCCGGCTGGACGGCGCGGTGCGGGTGCACGCGCTGGACGGCACGCTCCTCACCACCGCAGGTGAGCCGCCGGACACGGGCGGGACCGCTCGCCCTCCTGCCACGTCCGAGGCGCGGGCCGCCGGTGCACCGGTCGCGCTGGCCGATGGCTCGTGGGCCGCACCGATCGTCGCGGGCGAGGAGCACCTCGGCACCCTGCTCACTTTCCCGGGACAGCGGTTCACCGAGTTCGACGAACGGTTACTCGGTCTCGGCGCACGGTTCACCGCCATCGCGCTGCTCCTGGAGGCAGGCCGGAGCGCCGGTGTCCACGGCCGGATCCGGCACAGTCTGCTGGACGAACTCCTGGGGCTCGCCGGGCGCCCGCCCCATCTTCTGGAGGCACGCGCCCGTCGCTGCGGGATCGACCTGGACGAACCGCATCTCGTGGTCATCGCCCGCCCCGAGAGGTCGTTCGGGAGCGAGCTGGGCTCCTGGGCGGCCTCGTACACGCAGCGCATGAACGGCCTCATGAGCCTGCGCAAGGACTGCGCTGTTCTCCTTCTCGCGGGCAACGACGCGGGAGCCGCGGCCCGGGCCGTCCATGACGAGCTGTCCCAAGTGCTCGACCAGCGCGTGACGGTGGCCGCGGCGGGGCCGGCGACCGGAGCCCGGTCGGTCACCGGCACCCACCAGGAGGCCCAGCGCTGCGTCGACGCCATGACCGCCGTCGGAGCCGTCGGCCGCGCCGCCTCCCCCCGCGAACTGGGCGGTCTCGGCGTACTCCTGTCGGGCAGCCACGACGTCGGCGCGTTCATCGACGCCACGATCGGACCGGTGGCCGACTACGACCGTCAGCGCCTCACCGAACTCGTCCCCACACTGGAGGCGTACTTCGACACGGGCGCCAGCCCGACGTACGCGGCCGAACGCCTTCACGTGCATCCCAACACGGTCACCCGCCGCCTGGAGCGCATCGGCGAGCTGCTGGGGTCCGGCTGGCAGCAGCCGGAGCGGGCGTTCGAGGTACAACTGGCCCTGCGTCTCTCCCGTATCCGCCACGTCCTGCGGGGCGGGGGGCCGCCGTCGGCCGGCGCCGTCCTCGGGAGCCCGGACGTCTGGCGCCCGCCGCGGCGTCGCCCGCGCGACGTCACGAAGCCCGGGACTCCCGCTCTGGCGAGCCGGCCACGGCGGTGA
- the wrbA gene encoding NAD(P)H:quinone oxidoreductase: MLNVAVVYYSSTGNVHRLADAAAVSAKKAGAEVRLRRVAEVFPQSRVAGNDAWAAHLESTRDIPLAALDDLEWADAILFGTPTRFGLPAAQLKHFLDTTVGLSLGGRLVNKVVSSFTSTAAGHSGQESTILALNNTYYHWGAIIVPTGAVDPVLSTPGNGNPYGVSSVSGNRPGNVSEENLAAMEFQARRVAGIAAALKRGFQAG, encoded by the coding sequence ATGTTGAACGTCGCTGTGGTCTATTACTCGTCAACCGGGAACGTGCACCGGCTGGCCGACGCGGCGGCTGTCTCCGCGAAGAAGGCGGGCGCCGAGGTACGTCTGCGCCGGGTCGCGGAAGTGTTCCCGCAGTCGCGGGTGGCCGGGAACGACGCCTGGGCGGCACATCTGGAGTCGACCCGTGACATCCCCCTGGCCGCCCTGGACGACCTGGAGTGGGCGGACGCGATCCTCTTCGGCACCCCCACCCGCTTCGGCCTCCCCGCCGCACAGCTCAAGCATTTCCTCGACACCACCGTGGGGCTGTCCCTCGGGGGCAGGCTGGTGAACAAGGTCGTCTCCTCGTTCACCTCCACGGCAGCCGGGCACAGCGGGCAGGAGAGCACCATCCTCGCGCTGAACAACACCTATTACCACTGGGGCGCGATCATCGTTCCGACAGGCGCCGTGGACCCGGTCCTGTCCACGCCGGGCAACGGCAACCCGTACGGCGTCAGCAGCGTTTCCGGCAATCGGCCGGGCAACGTCAGCGAGGAGAACCTCGCGGCCATGGAGTTCCAGGCCCGCCGGGTCGCCGGGATCGCTGCCGCCCTCAAGCGGGGGTTCCAGGCCGGCTGA
- a CDS encoding 2,3-dihydro-2,3-dihydroxybenzoate dehydrogenase, whose translation MERKIALVTGAAGGIGEAVVRALGERGVRVAAVDRDGDRLRRTVGDSVTDGLRVDAFPCDVTRAPDVESTVERVESELGPVDYLVNAAGVLRLGEARRLTDEDWASTFAVNTTGVFHVCRAVANRMVPRSRGGIVTVASNAAGTPRTDMAAYAASKAAASMFTKSLGLELARHGIRCNVVAPGSTDTPMLTSMWHDESGPKGTIEGRPEAFRVGIPLGRVARPSDIADAVVFLLSDRSSHITLHDLTVDGGAALGV comes from the coding sequence ATGGAGAGAAAGATCGCCCTCGTCACGGGGGCAGCCGGCGGTATCGGTGAAGCCGTGGTCCGGGCACTGGGAGAGCGTGGTGTGCGGGTCGCCGCCGTCGACCGGGACGGCGACCGCCTCCGGCGGACGGTGGGTGATTCGGTCACGGACGGTCTGCGGGTGGACGCGTTTCCCTGCGACGTGACGCGCGCCCCGGACGTCGAATCGACGGTCGAGCGGGTCGAGTCTGAGCTGGGGCCCGTGGACTACCTCGTCAACGCGGCCGGGGTGCTGCGCCTGGGGGAGGCCCGGCGCCTCACCGACGAGGACTGGGCATCGACGTTCGCGGTCAACACCACCGGTGTCTTCCACGTGTGCCGTGCGGTCGCCAACCGGATGGTCCCCCGCTCGCGCGGAGGCATCGTCACCGTCGCCTCGAACGCGGCCGGCACCCCCCGCACGGACATGGCCGCGTACGCCGCGTCCAAGGCGGCGGCGTCCATGTTCACCAAGAGCCTCGGCCTGGAACTGGCGCGGCACGGCATCCGCTGCAACGTGGTCGCGCCCGGGTCGACCGACACCCCGATGCTCACCTCGATGTGGCACGACGAGAGCGGGCCGAAGGGCACCATCGAGGGCCGGCCCGAAGCCTTCCGCGTGGGCATCCCGCTCGGCAGGGTGGCACGTCCCTCGGACATCGCCGACGCGGTCGTCTTCCTCCTCTCGGACCGGTCCTCGCACATCACCCTGCACGACCTGACGGTCGACGGGGGTGCCGCACTCGGTGTCTGA
- a CDS encoding isochorismatase family protein, translating into MPGIPRIEPYPMPTSTELPANVARWTVAPERAVLLIHDMQRYFLQPLPATLRDELVRNAAALRDRCAALGIPVAYTAQPGGMTEDQRGLLADFWGPGMRTAPADRAVVEPLAPVPGDWVFTKWRYSAFFRSDLLKHMRQAGRDQLIICGVYAHVGVLMTAVDAFTNDIQAFLVADAVADFSAEQHRQAVEYAASRCAMAVTTKEILL; encoded by the coding sequence GTGCCCGGCATTCCCCGTATCGAGCCGTACCCGATGCCCACGTCGACCGAGCTGCCCGCCAACGTCGCCCGGTGGACCGTCGCCCCGGAGCGGGCCGTCCTGCTCATCCACGACATGCAGCGCTATTTCCTGCAGCCCCTGCCCGCCACCTTGCGCGACGAGCTCGTCCGCAACGCGGCGGCGCTGCGCGACCGCTGTGCGGCGCTCGGTATCCCGGTGGCCTACACGGCGCAGCCCGGCGGGATGACCGAGGACCAGCGCGGCCTGCTCGCCGACTTCTGGGGGCCGGGCATGCGCACCGCCCCCGCCGACCGGGCGGTCGTCGAGCCGCTGGCCCCTGTCCCCGGCGACTGGGTGTTCACCAAGTGGCGCTACAGCGCCTTCTTCCGCTCCGACCTGCTGAAGCACATGCGCCAGGCCGGCCGCGACCAACTGATCATCTGTGGCGTGTACGCGCACGTCGGTGTGCTGATGACCGCCGTCGACGCGTTCACCAACGACATCCAGGCCTTCCTCGTCGCGGACGCCGTCGCCGACTTCTCCGCGGAGCAGCACCGACAGGCCGTCGAATACGCGGCGAGCCGCTGTGCGATGGCGGTCACGACCAAGGAAATCCTGCTGTGA